One region of Oncorhynchus tshawytscha isolate Ot180627B unplaced genomic scaffold, Otsh_v2.0 Un_contig_8142_pilon_pilon, whole genome shotgun sequence genomic DNA includes:
- the LOC112238509 gene encoding methionyl-tRNA formyltransferase, mitochondrial: MWNNVKAKVMGLKILHGFCNYCTQRHASVGVWVKRTPEKHRRCGQVHGKTRLFATRNYLSTEPPWRVLFFGTDDFAVESLKLLSASRNSNDRVVESLEVVTLSNDVPVKKFADQNKLPVHVWPLGDLQGRFDVGVVVSFGCLLREGLINQFPCGILNVHPSLLPRWRGPAPVFHTILHGDTITGVSVMQIRPKRFDVGPILHQEIYQVPDNFTADQLGATLATKGAQLLIDTLRTLPERITNRREQAQDGATLAPKISTLMSWIVWEEQTCVQIDCLFRAIASRIPLRTIWMGKTIKLLDFTGKCNISLSGRGRIPVPGSMSYQKESNTLAVCCKDGWVGFKAVMLKKRLSAADFYNGYLHQSFQNRSGPPKQECLFHSNRDRTGLQSAGENSLTQLHAVH, encoded by the exons ATGTGGAACAATGTCAAGGCAAAAGTAATGGGTCTGAAAATACTCCATGGCTTTTGCAATTATTGCACCCAGAGGCATGCATCTGTTGGCGTGTGGGTCAAAAGAACGCCGGAGAAACATAGACGTTGTGGACAAGTCCATGGCAAGACCCGCCTATTTGCCACTAGGAACTACTTATCAACAGAACCACCTTGGAGGGTCCTTTTCTTTGGGACAGATGATTTTGCTGTAGAATCCCTCAAGCTGCTCTCTGCATCTAG GAACTCCAATGATCGAGTTGTGGAATCACTTGAGGTTGTCACACTATCCAATGACGTCCCTGTGAAGAAGTTTGCTGATCAAAACAAACTGCCCGTTCATGTCTGGCCTCTCGGGGATCTTCAAGGGCGGTTCGATGTCGGGGTGGTGGTGTCGTTTGGCTGCTTGCTTCGGGAAGGACTTATCAACCAGTTTCCATG TGGGATCCTGAATGTCCACCCCAGCCTTCTCCCCAGATGGCGCGGCCCCGCCCCAGTGTTCCACACCATCCTACACGGAGACACTATCACCGGGGTCAGCGTCATGCAGATACGACCAAAGAG GTTTGATGTGGGTCCCATTCTTCACCAGGAGATCTACCAGGTCCCAGACAACTTCACAGCTGACCAGCTAGGAGCTACTCTGGCCACCAAGGGAGCCCAGCTG TTGATTGACACATTAAGGACCCTTCCAGAGAGAATCACAAACCGAAGGGAGCAAGCTCAAGACGGTGCCACTTTAG CCCCTAAAATCAGCACATTGATGAGCTGGATCGTATGGGAGGAGCAGACCTGTGTCCAGATCGACTGCCTGTTTCGTGCCATCGCATCCCGG ATCCCATTGAGAACAATTTGGATGGGCAAGACCATAAAGCTGCTGGACTTTACTGGCAAGTGCAACATTTCACTATCAG GTCGAGGGAGGATACCTGTGCCAGGATCTATGAGTTATCAGAAAGAATCCAATACCTTGGCTGTCTGTTGTAAG GATGGCTGGGTGGGATTCAAGGCGGTGATGCTGAAGAAGAGACTGTCGGCAGCGGACTTCTACAACGGATATCTCCATCAGAGCTTCCAGAACAGATCTGGCCCTCCCAAGCAGGAGTGCCTGTTCCACAGTAACAGAGACCGAACTGGATTACAATCAGCTGGAGAGAACTCATTGACACAGCTACACGCTGTGCattaa
- the LOC112238511 gene encoding uncharacterized protein LOC112238511 isoform X2, with protein MENVLCINRSMGDTSVYSWLHRHLLALRLYSEDGEHIVLVHTEDDRFWAMDSSCPHEGGPLDLGDIEDLGDGKRVLVCPWHHFDFCLETGASSMGLQASTCDSFARGVKTFARQCTNQVYEVRVVQDMIYINTQNELCLSPIPETDTSNGKLSVDDVEPSPSEDTLCFWATKILCTPDPKEKVAMTLEVQERWNSGEITEVGQATPPVQPSRKENLTVLQPGKIKRGKGGTQASRIALLHSLANIEQWAIDLSWDVIARFSSVRLDTGEPLPRQFFSDFVKVAGDEAKHYHLLETRITELDSFFGALPVHNGLWQSATDTSHDLLARLAIVHMVHEARGLDVHPQTLSRFAAQGDCSSVEVLEVIYQDEITHVAAGLRWFTYICSQEERDCLSTFHDLVKQHFKGYLKPPFNTEGRKTAGMTEEWYVPLVKPPS; from the exons ATGGAGAATGTTCTATGTATTAACCGGTCCATGGGGGACACGAGTGTATATAGCTGGCTGCATCGTCATCTGCTGGCCTTGAG GCTGTACTCTGAGGATGGTGAACACATTGTCCTGGTTCACACAGAAGATGACAGATTCTGGGCTATGGATTCATCCTGTCCCCATGAAG GAGGCCCTCTTGATCTCGGTGACATTGAGGACCTGGGAGATGGGAAGAGGGTTCTGGTCTGTCCCTGGCATCACTTTGACTTCTGCCTGGAGACAGGTGCCTCTTCCATGGgactacag GCATCTACATGTGACAGCTTTGCAAGAGGTGTGAAGACATTCGCTAggcaatgtact AACCAGGTGTATGAGGTCAGAGTTGTCCAAGACATGATTTATATCAACACACAGAATGAGCTGTGTCTAAGTCCCATCCCAGAGACAGACACATCTAATG GCAAGTTGTCAGTAGATGATGTCGAGCCATCACCCTCTGAGGACACACTGTGCTTCTGGGCTACAAAGATCCTCTGCACACCAGACCCCAAAGAGAAG GTAGCCATGACGCTGGAGGTCCAGGAGAGGTGGAACAGTGGGGAGATCACAGAGGTGGGTCAGGCTACACCACCTGTCCAGCCAAGCAGGAAGGAGAACCTGACCGTACTGCAGCCGGGCAAAATCAAGCGTGGCAAAGGTGGCACACAG GCTAGCAGGATagccctcctccactccctggctAACATAGAGCAGTGGGCTATAGACTTGTCCTGGGACGTCATCGCTCGCTTCTCATCGGTCAGACTGGACACTGGAGAGCCCCTGCCCCGCCAGTTCTTCAGCGACTTTGTCAAAGTGGCCGGAGACGAGGCCAAG CATTATCACTTACTAGAGACGAGGATCACAGAACTCGACAGCTTCTTTGGTGCGTTACCTGTTCATAATG GACTGTGGCAGTCAGCAACGGATACGTCCCACGACCTTCTGGCGAGGCTAGCCATTGTGCATATGGTACATGAAGCCAG GGGCCTAGATGTGCACCCCCAGACCCTCTCCCGCTTCGCTGCCCAGGGGGACTGCAGCTCTGTGGAGGTGCTGGAGGTTATCTACCAGGATGAGATCACTCACGTGGCCGCCGGGCTCCGCTGGTTCACCTACATCTGCTCACAGGAAGAACGG GATTGCTTATCTACTTTCCATGACTTGGTGAAGCAGCACTTCAAAGGTTACCTGAAGCCTCCTTTTAACACAGAGGGTAGGAAGACAGCAGGGATGACAGAGGAG TGGTACGTGCCTCTTGTAAAGCCTCCCAGCTAA
- the rasl12 gene encoding ras-like protein family member 12 encodes MSLMFGKARSCNFSAIPEGGQPEVNVVILGVKGSGKSALTVKFLTKRFISEYDPNLEDTYSSEDMVDQQPVVVKVMDTADQDGPVNCERYLSWASAFLVVYSIDNRRSFEGCQQYLEAVSVHTKALQPKTPIILLGNKLDMERYRQVSKSDGSALATRFGCLFFEVSACLDFLSVQRVFHEAVREARQLGGKRSPPLRPLYISEDNKPLFSLATVPPFTTPCYKELPVPATAKLVTVKSSRAQSKRRAPTLTLLKGFKIF; translated from the exons ATGTCACTGATGTTTGGGAAAGCAAGGAGTTGTAACTTCTCTGCTATCCCTGAGGGGGGACAACCTGAGGTCAATGTGGTCATCCTTGGAGTGAAGGGCTCAGGAAAATCAG CGTTGACTGTCAAATTTCTCACCAAGCGCTTCATCAGTGAATATGACCCCAATCTAG AGGATACTTACTCTTCTGAGGACATGGTGGACCAACAGCCTGTCGTTGTGAAAGTTATGGACACAGCTGACCAG GACGGCCCAGTGAACTGTGAGCGCTACCTCTCGTGGGCCAGTGCCTTCCTTGTGGTCTACAGCATAGACAATAGACGGAGCTTTGAGGGCTGCCAACAGTACCTGGAGGCCGTCAGCGTCCACACCAAGGCCCTGCAGCCCAAGACCCCCATTATACTGCTGGGCAACAAGCTGGACATGGAGAGATACAG GCAGGTGAGTAAGTCGGACGGCTCGGCCCTCGCCACCCGTTTCGGCTGCCTGTTCTTCGAGGTGTCTGCTTGCCTAGACTTCCTGTCTGTCCAGCGGGTCTTCCATGAAGCCGTGAGGGAGGCCAGGCAGCTGGGCGGCAAAAGGAGCCCCCCGTTACGTCCCCTTTACATCAGTGAGGACAACAAGCCATTGTTCAGCCTCGCCACCGTGCCCCCGTTCACCACCCCCTGCTACAAAGAGCTCCCAGTGCCCGCCACCGCCAAGCTGGTGACGGTCAAGTCATCACGGGCACAGAGCAAACGGCGGGCACCCACGCTGACGCTGCTCAAGGGCTTCAAGATCTTCTGA
- the LOC112238511 gene encoding uncharacterized protein LOC112238511 isoform X3, protein MDHFEEDLVAALREIVKDGNWQCVGKKCDFDSPCTKLYSEDGEHIVLVHTEDDRFWAMDSSCPHEGGPLDLGDIEDLGDGKRVLVCPWHHFDFCLETGASSMGLQNQVYEVRVVQDMIYINTQNELCLSPIPETDTSNGKLSVDDVEPSPSEDTLCFWATKILCTPDPKEKVAMTLEVQERWNSGEITEVGQATPPVQPSRKENLTVLQPGKIKRGKGGTQASRIALLHSLANIEQWAIDLSWDVIARFSSVRLDTGEPLPRQFFSDFVKVAGDEAKHYHLLETRITELDSFFGALPVHNGLWQSATDTSHDLLARLAIVHMVHEARGLDVHPQTLSRFAAQGDCSSVEVLEVIYQDEITHVAAGLRWFTYICSQEERDCLSTFHDLVKQHFKGYLKPPFNTEGRKTAGMTEEWYVPLVKPPS, encoded by the exons ATGGATCACTTCGAGGAAGATTTAGTCGCTGCATTAAGAGAAATTGTCAAAGACGGAAACTGGCAATGTGTAGGAAAGAAGTGTGATTTTGACTCACCATGCACAAA GCTGTACTCTGAGGATGGTGAACACATTGTCCTGGTTCACACAGAAGATGACAGATTCTGGGCTATGGATTCATCCTGTCCCCATGAAG GAGGCCCTCTTGATCTCGGTGACATTGAGGACCTGGGAGATGGGAAGAGGGTTCTGGTCTGTCCCTGGCATCACTTTGACTTCTGCCTGGAGACAGGTGCCTCTTCCATGGgactacag AACCAGGTGTATGAGGTCAGAGTTGTCCAAGACATGATTTATATCAACACACAGAATGAGCTGTGTCTAAGTCCCATCCCAGAGACAGACACATCTAATG GCAAGTTGTCAGTAGATGATGTCGAGCCATCACCCTCTGAGGACACACTGTGCTTCTGGGCTACAAAGATCCTCTGCACACCAGACCCCAAAGAGAAG GTAGCCATGACGCTGGAGGTCCAGGAGAGGTGGAACAGTGGGGAGATCACAGAGGTGGGTCAGGCTACACCACCTGTCCAGCCAAGCAGGAAGGAGAACCTGACCGTACTGCAGCCGGGCAAAATCAAGCGTGGCAAAGGTGGCACACAG GCTAGCAGGATagccctcctccactccctggctAACATAGAGCAGTGGGCTATAGACTTGTCCTGGGACGTCATCGCTCGCTTCTCATCGGTCAGACTGGACACTGGAGAGCCCCTGCCCCGCCAGTTCTTCAGCGACTTTGTCAAAGTGGCCGGAGACGAGGCCAAG CATTATCACTTACTAGAGACGAGGATCACAGAACTCGACAGCTTCTTTGGTGCGTTACCTGTTCATAATG GACTGTGGCAGTCAGCAACGGATACGTCCCACGACCTTCTGGCGAGGCTAGCCATTGTGCATATGGTACATGAAGCCAG GGGCCTAGATGTGCACCCCCAGACCCTCTCCCGCTTCGCTGCCCAGGGGGACTGCAGCTCTGTGGAGGTGCTGGAGGTTATCTACCAGGATGAGATCACTCACGTGGCCGCCGGGCTCCGCTGGTTCACCTACATCTGCTCACAGGAAGAACGG GATTGCTTATCTACTTTCCATGACTTGGTGAAGCAGCACTTCAAAGGTTACCTGAAGCCTCCTTTTAACACAGAGGGTAGGAAGACAGCAGGGATGACAGAGGAG TGGTACGTGCCTCTTGTAAAGCCTCCCAGCTAA
- the LOC112238511 gene encoding uncharacterized protein LOC112238511 isoform X1 — protein sequence MDHFEEDLVAALREIVKDGNWQCVGKKCDFDSPCTKLYSEDGEHIVLVHTEDDRFWAMDSSCPHEGGPLDLGDIEDLGDGKRVLVCPWHHFDFCLETGASSMGLQASTCDSFARGVKTFARQCTNQVYEVRVVQDMIYINTQNELCLSPIPETDTSNGKLSVDDVEPSPSEDTLCFWATKILCTPDPKEKVAMTLEVQERWNSGEITEVGQATPPVQPSRKENLTVLQPGKIKRGKGGTQASRIALLHSLANIEQWAIDLSWDVIARFSSVRLDTGEPLPRQFFSDFVKVAGDEAKHYHLLETRITELDSFFGALPVHNGLWQSATDTSHDLLARLAIVHMVHEARGLDVHPQTLSRFAAQGDCSSVEVLEVIYQDEITHVAAGLRWFTYICSQEERDCLSTFHDLVKQHFKGYLKPPFNTEGRKTAGMTEEWYVPLVKPPS from the exons ATGGATCACTTCGAGGAAGATTTAGTCGCTGCATTAAGAGAAATTGTCAAAGACGGAAACTGGCAATGTGTAGGAAAGAAGTGTGATTTTGACTCACCATGCACAAA GCTGTACTCTGAGGATGGTGAACACATTGTCCTGGTTCACACAGAAGATGACAGATTCTGGGCTATGGATTCATCCTGTCCCCATGAAG GAGGCCCTCTTGATCTCGGTGACATTGAGGACCTGGGAGATGGGAAGAGGGTTCTGGTCTGTCCCTGGCATCACTTTGACTTCTGCCTGGAGACAGGTGCCTCTTCCATGGgactacag GCATCTACATGTGACAGCTTTGCAAGAGGTGTGAAGACATTCGCTAggcaatgtact AACCAGGTGTATGAGGTCAGAGTTGTCCAAGACATGATTTATATCAACACACAGAATGAGCTGTGTCTAAGTCCCATCCCAGAGACAGACACATCTAATG GCAAGTTGTCAGTAGATGATGTCGAGCCATCACCCTCTGAGGACACACTGTGCTTCTGGGCTACAAAGATCCTCTGCACACCAGACCCCAAAGAGAAG GTAGCCATGACGCTGGAGGTCCAGGAGAGGTGGAACAGTGGGGAGATCACAGAGGTGGGTCAGGCTACACCACCTGTCCAGCCAAGCAGGAAGGAGAACCTGACCGTACTGCAGCCGGGCAAAATCAAGCGTGGCAAAGGTGGCACACAG GCTAGCAGGATagccctcctccactccctggctAACATAGAGCAGTGGGCTATAGACTTGTCCTGGGACGTCATCGCTCGCTTCTCATCGGTCAGACTGGACACTGGAGAGCCCCTGCCCCGCCAGTTCTTCAGCGACTTTGTCAAAGTGGCCGGAGACGAGGCCAAG CATTATCACTTACTAGAGACGAGGATCACAGAACTCGACAGCTTCTTTGGTGCGTTACCTGTTCATAATG GACTGTGGCAGTCAGCAACGGATACGTCCCACGACCTTCTGGCGAGGCTAGCCATTGTGCATATGGTACATGAAGCCAG GGGCCTAGATGTGCACCCCCAGACCCTCTCCCGCTTCGCTGCCCAGGGGGACTGCAGCTCTGTGGAGGTGCTGGAGGTTATCTACCAGGATGAGATCACTCACGTGGCCGCCGGGCTCCGCTGGTTCACCTACATCTGCTCACAGGAAGAACGG GATTGCTTATCTACTTTCCATGACTTGGTGAAGCAGCACTTCAAAGGTTACCTGAAGCCTCCTTTTAACACAGAGGGTAGGAAGACAGCAGGGATGACAGAGGAG TGGTACGTGCCTCTTGTAAAGCCTCCCAGCTAA
- the LOC112238500 gene encoding uncharacterized protein LOC112238500 produces MFRVWIKLCLLLPGVSSFMIHNTLHSLCLEDFPKTGLVQLNKCNLDSVLQQWIWRDQSLLERVGTSRCLSAHHSDPVQTVPCEGVEDGGHRDDGGLRWGCELNRLISQNSSLELSTDGKRLTLSHRSKQTKWRSLDEGDICQERLRSKRASSDPDEFEVKPAKEQKAGPPGMTDEQKEFLRWFYRTEDPTPWKFAMLALSFAALLLGCLLLGMGSMANKNRNKIAKYKAAALAMKPEAEELQVIITEVGGQRTNSEVKPVNSASVQVSMSQSEIPVSQAKPLQDNGEVEGLKPGTLW; encoded by the exons ATGTTTCGTGTGTGGATCAAACTCTGTCTCCTCTTGCCAG GGGTAAGTAGCTTCATGATCCACAACACCCTCCACAGCCTGTGCTTGGAGGACTTCCCCAAGACGGGCCTGGTTCAGCTGAATAAATGCAACCTGGACTCAGTTCTCCAGCAGTGGATCTGGAGGGACCAGAGTCTCCTGGAGCGTGTGGGGACCTCCAGGTGCCTGTCGGCCCACCACTCTGATCCTGTCCAGACTGTACCCTGTGAGGGGGTAGAGGATGGGGGACACAGGGATGATGGGGGGCTGCGGTGGGGGTGTGAGTTGAACAGGCTGATCAGTCAGAACAGTTCTCTGGAGCTCTCCACAGACGGGAAACGACTGACGCTGTCCCACAGGAGCAAGCAGACCAAGTGGAGGTCTCTGGATGAAGGGGATATATGCCAGGAGAGGCTCA GATCCAAAAGGGCATCGAGCGATCCCGATGAGTTTGAGGTGAAACCTGCGAAAGAGCAGAAAGCGGGGCCTCCTGGTATGACCGATGAACAGAAAGAATTCCTCAGATGGTTCTATCGCACTGAGGACC CAACTCCCTGGAAGTTTGCGATGCTGGCTCTGTCCTTCGCTGCCCTTCTGCTGGGCTGTCTGCTTCTGGGAATGGGCTCCATGGCGAACAA AAACAGGAATAAGATAGCCAAGTACAAGGCGGCGGCTCTGGCCATGAAGCCGGAGGCGGAAGAACTACAGGTCATCATCACGGAAGTTGGAGGTCAAAGAACTAACTCAGAGGTCAAACCCGTCAACAGCGCCTCTGTCCAGGTCAGTATGAGCCAATCTGAGATCCCAGTGAGCCAGGCCAAGCCCCTCCAGGACAATGGGGAGGTAGAGGGGCTCAAACCGGGGACATTGTGGTGA
- the LOC112238511 gene encoding uncharacterized protein HI_0077-like isoform X4: MDSSCPHEGGPLDLGDIEDLGDGKRVLVCPWHHFDFCLETGASSMGLQASTCDSFARGVKTFARQCTNQVYEVRVVQDMIYINTQNELCLSPIPETDTSNGKLSVDDVEPSPSEDTLCFWATKILCTPDPKEKVAMTLEVQERWNSGEITEVGQATPPVQPSRKENLTVLQPGKIKRGKGGTQASRIALLHSLANIEQWAIDLSWDVIARFSSVRLDTGEPLPRQFFSDFVKVAGDEAKHYHLLETRITELDSFFGALPVHNGLWQSATDTSHDLLARLAIVHMVHEARGLDVHPQTLSRFAAQGDCSSVEVLEVIYQDEITHVAAGLRWFTYICSQEERDCLSTFHDLVKQHFKGYLKPPFNTEGRKTAGMTEEWYVPLVKPPS, encoded by the exons ATGGATTCATCCTGTCCCCATGAAG GAGGCCCTCTTGATCTCGGTGACATTGAGGACCTGGGAGATGGGAAGAGGGTTCTGGTCTGTCCCTGGCATCACTTTGACTTCTGCCTGGAGACAGGTGCCTCTTCCATGGgactacag GCATCTACATGTGACAGCTTTGCAAGAGGTGTGAAGACATTCGCTAggcaatgtact AACCAGGTGTATGAGGTCAGAGTTGTCCAAGACATGATTTATATCAACACACAGAATGAGCTGTGTCTAAGTCCCATCCCAGAGACAGACACATCTAATG GCAAGTTGTCAGTAGATGATGTCGAGCCATCACCCTCTGAGGACACACTGTGCTTCTGGGCTACAAAGATCCTCTGCACACCAGACCCCAAAGAGAAG GTAGCCATGACGCTGGAGGTCCAGGAGAGGTGGAACAGTGGGGAGATCACAGAGGTGGGTCAGGCTACACCACCTGTCCAGCCAAGCAGGAAGGAGAACCTGACCGTACTGCAGCCGGGCAAAATCAAGCGTGGCAAAGGTGGCACACAG GCTAGCAGGATagccctcctccactccctggctAACATAGAGCAGTGGGCTATAGACTTGTCCTGGGACGTCATCGCTCGCTTCTCATCGGTCAGACTGGACACTGGAGAGCCCCTGCCCCGCCAGTTCTTCAGCGACTTTGTCAAAGTGGCCGGAGACGAGGCCAAG CATTATCACTTACTAGAGACGAGGATCACAGAACTCGACAGCTTCTTTGGTGCGTTACCTGTTCATAATG GACTGTGGCAGTCAGCAACGGATACGTCCCACGACCTTCTGGCGAGGCTAGCCATTGTGCATATGGTACATGAAGCCAG GGGCCTAGATGTGCACCCCCAGACCCTCTCCCGCTTCGCTGCCCAGGGGGACTGCAGCTCTGTGGAGGTGCTGGAGGTTATCTACCAGGATGAGATCACTCACGTGGCCGCCGGGCTCCGCTGGTTCACCTACATCTGCTCACAGGAAGAACGG GATTGCTTATCTACTTTCCATGACTTGGTGAAGCAGCACTTCAAAGGTTACCTGAAGCCTCCTTTTAACACAGAGGGTAGGAAGACAGCAGGGATGACAGAGGAG TGGTACGTGCCTCTTGTAAAGCCTCCCAGCTAA